AGCGGACACAAAACAAAGCAGCGCGGCCGGGTCGGCGCCGCACGGCAAAGGCAGAAGGCCGGTGCAGCCAAGGGGGCACACATTCTGTGGCAAAACCTCCGCTGCGCTGGCCGACAATGGTCCGCTCGGCCCCATTTCTCCACCCCTTCAGGACAAGGACGGCACATGACCCTGCGTTACCTCGATTTCGACTACAGCGAAGACGGCGAAGGCTGCGGCACCTGGGACGCGATGGCGAGCGTCGGGGCCGCCCAGTTGCAGGCGCTGCACGACGAGATCGCGGCCGTGCTGGACTGGGCCCATGCCCAGTTCGGCGACGCGCAGGGCCCCATCGAGGACGGCGGGCTGTGGGATTACGACCTGCAGGCCGTCGAGGAAGTCTCCACCGTACAGACACTGCGATTCGATCAGGGCACCCGGCGCCTGGTGGCCGAATCGGGCACGGCCGCCGCGCCGCGCCACACCGTCACCCTGTCGCTGAGCGGCACCGAAGCTTTTTGCGCCGCCTTCCGCGAGCACTTCGGCCTGGCGTGAGCCCCGCGCGGGCGGGGCCCGCACGCGGGCATCGGAGTGTTCTGGGCCTCATGCCGCCGGATTCATTGAATAGTTTGCTATTTAATCAATAGCAAATCGCCCGGCGCTGGCACGCGCCATGGCGGCGGTCAGCCCCCCTCCACGACGGCCAGCACTACGGCGGACTCGTCCACCGACAGCAGCACGCGCCGGCCCGCGCGCAGGCCCGAGCCGGGCGGCGCGAAGCCCACCATGCGCACACCGGCCTCCAGCTCGGCCGAGACCTCGTCGCCCGCCGCGCCGCCGCGCGACACCCGCGACGCGCGGCCGGGCCAGGCATTCGCCCCGCCTGCCGCCGCAGGACCGCTGCGCGCAGCGCTGGCCGAAGCCGCCTCCACCCGCACCGCCGTGGCCTTGCACAGCGCCAGCACGGGGGCGCCGGGGCGCAGCCCCAGCAGTTCGGCGCTTTCGCGCGTGATGCGTGCGGCCAGGCGCAGCCCGCGCTCCGTGGCCCCTGCCGCCGCGTCCTGCTCACTTTCATCTTCTCCGGTCCCTTGCCCGCCTGCACCGCGCAGGCGCACGCGCACCACCGGCCCGTGGGATTCCAGCGCCTGCACGGTGCAGGGCCACTGGTTGCGCATGCTCGTGCGCAGGGCCAGCCGCGCGGCGGGCGGCGCGCCCTCCCCGTGGCCGGCCGAGGCCAGCACCCCCGCGCGGGCCTGCTCCAGCGCCTGCGCAGCCTGCAGCAGCGCCGTGCCGGCGGCGGTCAGCCGCGCACCGCCGCCGCCCGCCCCGCCCACGGCACGCTCCACCAGCGGCACGCCGGCCAGATTGGTCAGCGTGTCCACCGCCTGCCAGGCGGCCTTGTAGCTCACGCCCACCGCCCGCGCGGCCTGTGAGATGGAGCCCCCCGCCCCGATCTCCCGCAGCACCGCCACGCGGCGGTCGGCCGGCCCGTGGGTCAGCGCCTCCGAGAACGCGATGGGCGGGGCCATGGCAGGGGAGGCAGCCTGTTCGGCAGATGGCGGACGGTCAGGACTCGGGCGGGGCGTGCGGGGCATCCGCGGATGATGCCGCAGCGGCCGGTGCGCCCGCCGCCGCCCGTCGCGCTTACACGGCGACACACAATGTTTTCGCGCCGAGGGATGCGCCACGGCCGAGTTCCTCCTAGCATCCCGTCCCAACTGAAAACCATCGATCGGGCGCTGGCGATAGCTTTTGCTACAGCGCCGCAGGCGACCTCCGGCCCCCCTGCGGGCACCGGCGCACACCCGATCGCATAACAACGAGGGAGGGAGAAGCATGAGCGGCAAACCCGCGGCCCGCCAGGGCGACTTGACCCAGAAAGGCGGGCCCATCGTGCAGGGCTCGGCCACCGTACTGATCGGCTCGGCGGGCGGCATTGCCTGCTCGGTCTGCCCCGGCGGCATCACCGAGGGCCACCCGGTGAACCCGCTGCTGGGCGCCAAGGTGCTGCCGGGCGAGGAGGATTTCGCGCTGCCCGGCCCGCTGCCGTTCTCGCTGGTGCGCTCGTACTCCAGCCACCAGAGCCCGCGGCCGGCGCCCGTCGGCCTGCTGGGCCCCGGCTGGTGGCTGCCGGGCGAGACCAGCGTCTCGCATGGGCCCGCAGGCAGCGACACGTCCGGCAGCGCGCTGCGCCTGCACGACGGCCGTGGGCGCTGCATCGCCTTCGAGCCGCTGGCGCCCGGCGAGATCGCCCACAGCGCCAGCGAGGGGCTCTGGCTCGTGCGCTGCGGCACGCTGCACCTGCCGGGCTCCCAGGGCACGGGCACGGGCCAGGGCGGCCATGCGCAGCGCCTCGCCCGACTGTGGAATGCCCTGCCGGCCGCCGTGCGGGCCGATGCGCGCATCACCGTGGCCACCGCCTCGCCGCTGGGGCCGTGGTGGGTCTTCGCGCCGGGCTCCTCTCAGCCCGAGGACGCGCCCTCCACCGCCCGGCACGACGTGCTCCACGGCCTCTGCGACCGCTTCGGCCGCGTGCAGCGCCACGAGCGGCATGCGGACGGCCCGTTCGCCGGCCACCTGCGGTCCGTGACCGACGGCGCGGGCCGCCGCTACGCCTTCGATCTGGAGCGCATCGCCGCGCCCGCACCGGCAGCCCACGGCTGGGGGCCGGACGGCGGCGTGCGCCTGGTGGCCGTGCGGCTGGAATCCGACCCGCACCAGGCCCACGCAGCGCTGCCCGAGCCGCTCGCCCTGGTGCGCTATGCCTACACCGACCGGGGCGAGCTGGCCCGCGTGACCGACCGCACGGGCCGCACCGTGCGCCGCTTCGAATACCGCGACGCGGCGCATCCCGGCCGCATGACCGGCCACGCCCACGCCGGCCGCCCCACGACGCGCTACACCTACGACGCGCAGGGCCGCGTGGTGGCCCAGGCCACCCCGGACGGCCTGGACCTGCGCTTCGACTACACCCCGCTGCCGGCCGAACCCCAGGCCAGCCCGCCCCGGCCCGCGCGCGCCAGCACCCTGGTCACCGACGGCCTGGGCCGCCAGCGCCGCTACGTCTTCGCGGGCGAAGCGGGCCTGGCCCGCGTGGCCGAGCGCATCGAGGCCGACGGCGCCCGATCCACCTGGACGCACGACGCCGCCGGCCGGTTGCTCGCGCACACCGACCCGCTGGGCCGCACCGTGCGCCGCGACATCGACACGGCCACCGGGCTCGCCCTGGGCCTGACCGATGCGGCCGGGCGCACCCACCGCATCGCGCACGACGCGCTGGGCCTGCCCCTGCGCCACCTTGCCCCGGCGCCGGAAGGCCCGGCCGGCGAGCCGCTCGCCACCACCTGGGAGCACGACGGCTGGGGCCGCCTCGTGCGCCACACCGATCCGCTGGGCCAGACCACGCACTACCGCTACCCCGAGATACCGCCAAGGAGCAGCGACGCCGATGCAGGCACCGATCCGGCCGCGGATGCGGAGCCCCTGCCGCTGCACCCCGATCTGCCCATCGCCGTCACCGATGCGCGCGGCGGCACCGCCACCCTGCAGTGGAACGCCCTGGGCCTGCTCGCCTGCCGCACCGACTGCAGCGGGCGCGCCACCCGCTTCGCCTACGACGACTGGGGCCGCACGGTCCGCGTGCAGGGCGAGGAAGGGCTGGCGCTGCGCACCGCCTACGACGCCCTGGGCCGCCCCGCCGAAAGCACCGATGCGCTGGGCCGCACCACCCGCTGGCGCCATGCGCCGGACAGCGGCGACCTCATCGCCATCGACCACCCCGGCGGCCAGCGCGAGCGCTTCGCCCACGATGCCTGGGGCCGCGTCGTTCGCTATGAATACGATAGCAAAGAATCCAATGGATCCGGCGGCATGGAGCATGAAACGGCCCCAATGCACGCCCAGCACTACCGCTACGACCCCGCGGGGCGCCTGGTGGAGCTGCACAACGAGAATGCGCGCGCCCACCGCTTCGCCTACGACGTGCGCGACCGGCTCACCGAAGAGACCGGCTTCGACGGCCACACCACCCGCCACGCCTACGACCTGGGCGGCCAGCGCATCCGCACCGAGGACGCGCGCCACGCCATCGCCTACCAGTGGAGCGACGCGGGCCAGCTCACCGCGCGCGCCATCGTTCCAGCCGCCGCCGGGGCCAGCGCTCCGGCCATGGCGCCGCATGCGGGCGCCGGCAACAACGCAGATGCCTGGAACACGGAACAGGAGGCCCCGGGCGGCGCACCGGCCTGGCCCGGCGCCACCGGTGGCGGCGACGCATCGCCCCTCATCGAATGGTTCGACCACGACGGCGCCGGCCAGCTCGTGGCGGCCCACCACCACACCGCCCTGCAACGCCACCGCGTGAGCGTCTACCTGCGGCGCGACCGGCTCGGCCGCATCCTGGGCGAGCGCCAGGAGATGCATTCGGTGGAAGGCGCTCTGCTCTGGAGCCATGAAAGCACCCACACCCTGGACGAAGGCGGCGCCCTGGCCGGCACCGATCTGCCCGGCCTGCCATCGCTGCAATGGCTCACCTACGGCTCCGGCCACGTGCACGGCCTGCTGCTGGGCGGCGAGCCCCTGCTGCACATCGAGCGCGACGGCCTGCACCGGCCCGTGGCGCTGGACTTCGGCGCCAGCCAGACCCGCTGGCGCCGCGATGCGCTCTCGCGCCTGCAGGCGCTCTCCGTCGTCCGCGCCGCGGAAGCTCCGGCATCGCTCCCGGCATCCCCCGCCCTGGAAGGCATGCCCACGCTCCCGTCCCTCGCACGCCAGCACCACTACGACGGCGCGGGCCGCCTCGCGCGCATAGACACCCCGCGCGGCACCATCCACCACGCCTACGACGCGGCCGGCCGGCTGGCCTCCACCCACCTGCCTGGGCGCGATCCGCTGCACTACCGCTACGACCCCGCCGGCAACCCCTGGATGCCCTCGCCCGGCCACGCCCCGGGCGCCCGCGAGGACTGGGCCGGCGAGAACTGGGCCAGCGAGGTGCGCAGCCACTGGCACGACCCGGCCTTCGACCTGCTGCGCCAGGACGGCCCGCCCCTGCCCGGCCACACCCGCGACCGCTGGCCCGACAACCGCGTGCACGCGCACGGCCCCTGGCGCTACCGCTGGGGCCCCTGCGGCAACCTGCTGGAAAAAACCCACGCCGACGGCCAGCAGACCCACCGCCTGCACTGGGACCACGCCCAGCGCCTCATCGCCCACGAGCAGCACCACCGCGCCACCGGCGAGCGCATCCGCCGCACCCACCACTACGACGTCTTCGGCCGCCGCATCGCCAGCCGCATCGAGCGCTCTTCGCCCGCAGGCCAGGCCAGCACCGAACAGCGCTGCCACGGCTGGCAGGGCGACGCCCTGACCCTCACCGAACTGCGCGATCCGCGCCGCCCCCAGGACGCCCAGCGCGTCCACACGCTCTACGCCCCCGGCTCCTTCGTTCCGCTGCTGCGCATCCAGACCCGCGCCAGCGCCGAGCCCCCGACCCTGGCGCAGCTCTTGGGCGCCGCCGACCCCGGCGACCGCGAACAGCCCGAGCCCCTGCAAACCCTGCAGGAGGAACTGCTCCACGGCACCGCCAGCGACCACACCCGCCGCCACCTCCAATCGATGGGCCTGGACGTGCAGCGCCTGCAGCAGCAACTGCGCGGCGACGGCGCAGAGATCGTCCACCTGCACCTCTACCACTGCGACCACCTGGGCACCCCGCTCGCGCTCCTCAACGCACGCGGCCACATCGACTGGCACATCGAACTCGACCCCTGGGGCAACACCGTGGCCGAGCACAACCCGCTGGGGCTGCACCAGCCCATCCGCATGCAGGGGCAGCACGACGAAGGCGCCGGCGCGGGGTTGTTCTATAACCGGCACCGGTATTACGACCCGCAGTTGGGGAGGTATGTGTCGCAGGATCCGATCGGGTTGGCGGGTGGGGTGAATACCTATGCTTACGCAAACTCAGACCCTCGTAATCAGATAGACCCCCAAGGGCTCCGTGGTTTTGGTTACTCAGCGCCAGGAACTTACTACCCCAGGGGAACCCCTCCTAGACCGCTGCCGCGAAACGACTTGCCGACTAGGGCCGCATATGAAGCAGCAGCAAATATGACCCAGACCCCCAATCCCTCATATCCAGGCGATCCACTGGATATGCCATGCGTCCAATGGAATTGCTCGAGCGGTATTACTTGCAAACCCAATGACTACAGAGCCCCTTCTGACTTCCTCCCCCCAGCCACCTCTACTGCGGACGCGCCGAATGGCTGCAAATGCGTCAAGGCAGGAAGAGATCCAGCATATCAGCCATTCTTCGACCCAAATGTCGACCCATACGCCAACATAAATGACACCAAAGACAATTGGCGAAAAGGCACAAGGATATTTAAAAAATGAAGGCCATACTTTTTATATTGGGATGCAGCTTGATCGCACTGGGAATGAAATACATTCCAAGCGAGCTATCAACCAATGCAAACGGGGCAAAATCAGCAATACCTCATATAGTTTACTGGATGCTATTACCCTTGGAGAAATACCTTGGCAGATATGCCATACCATTCATAGGATTGATCATGGTAATAGCATCAATATTATTGAAGAAAAGAAAAACAGAGCCTGAGGAAAAAGAAAAAATCTCATCCAAATGAGACGCGCACAGCGGCTGCAGCAGCGACTGCGCGGCGACGGCGCAGAGATCGTTCACCTGCACGCTCGCGCTCCTCAACGCACGCGGCCACATCGACTGGCACATCGAACTCGACCCCTGGGGCAACACCGTGGCCGAGCACAACCCGCTGGGGCTGCACCAGCCCATCCGCATGCAGGGGCAGCACGACGAAGGCGCCGGCGCGGGGTTGTTCTATAACCGGCACCGGTATTACGACCCGCAGTTGGGGAGGTATGTGTCGCAGGATCCGATCGGGTTGGCGGGTGGGGTGAATACCTACCAATACGGCAATGCCAATCCGACCAACTACAAAGATCCGGTAGGTTTAGCCACACAGTCCGACTTTGATCTTGCCATTTCTTTAATCAAAGACAAGGCGCCTGAAGTCTTCCCAAGCAACCCTGCTTCCATTACAGCAATACCTGACCTCTCAAGCGTCTTTGGTGCTCCGGTACAGGGCTATACCGACCTTGCAAACAACATTCAGATCAACGCGAATCTCTACGGCGACTGTCGAACCCCTGTAGATGAATTTCTGATAACAGAATTCCTTCAGACTGTTGCTCATGAACTACAGCACGCACAACAAAGTACTTTTGAGAAACTTCTCACGCATGGCCCGCTACATGAGCAACTGGACAGGAATGCAGAAATTATCGCCAACCAAACCAAAGATGAATTCAAAAAACGCCGCCCAAAATCACCAACCATTTCATGCAAATGCTCGCCGTGAGAACCAATTTCAAACTTCCCGCAATACTTGCGATCTTATTATTCATTGCCATTGCTGCAGGATTGATTAGCTATAGAAGCGACGCCATTTCCGAGCAAAAAGCGTCTTCCATAATAATTATTCAAACCCTTTCCCCAACAAGAAATGCTGCCGACAGGTGCTGGACAGAGAAAAATATCAGCGCCACCGAATGCAAACAGGCGACAGATAATCTATCAAAAATCAAAGACAGTCATAGAATTTATTTCATCTCAGATCAAGGACTTATAGGAATTGACCACGAACATCAAAACCTCATTATCTTGACCCCCGAAATAAAGGATGGGCATATCGCATGGAAATGCTCGGGACATCCAGAGAAAGCATTACCAAAATCATGCACATCTGTTGCCAGCAGCATCCAACGCTCGAATGATAAGGAAGACTGAACGGATGAAAGCAATAAAAACTTATTTACCCATCATCGCCCTGCACTCCACTCTGGCTCATGCGAATGGGTGCCTTGATTGGAAAGAAAGCCTTGAAAGACTGAATTCAGTCGAAACAAAATACACAGCCAGCAGCCTGACCAATCGAGCCGTTGACGATATTTTTCTGAAGAAACACGGGAACATCGTCACATATGCAGAGAAAGACGAGATACGCACAATATCTTTAAGAGAAGCACGCACCAACCTGAGACTTTATTTCCTTGAGTTTTACTTCCCTGTCGCAGAAAATGATTGCCTGAAGATTAACGGGCAAACCCATAAACCCATGGGCGACCACTCGCTGACAATTTCTCATCCGTCACCGGGCATTCTCATTTCTGAATTTTTCAAGAACAAAACACTTGAGGCACGGATATTCTTGCAGTGCTTTTGCTCGTTTATCTATCGCAAGCCTGACTGAATTTCCACAAGATTCATTCGCTTGCAGGCGAAATCCCCAGTGCACATTCGGATATCCAATAGATAATCAATGAAAACAAGAATAAAGCCCTTTGCCATGGCCACATCAGGCTTCATCTTTCTTCTCATCGCCGGTTGCTACCCCATCCACGATGAAAGCAATTGTGAAGACGAAGTTCTGTCGTCAAAGAAATCGCTCGATGGCGAGAATCGAGCCACTCTCACACTACGCAGTTGCGGCAGCACCACCCCAGCTTCGAAAATCATCCGTCTCCAGAAAATCGATCCCGAAAACACGAACAACCAAGGACATGGGGAGAGGATCTATATCACTACAGCGGAGGGCGATTTGCCTTTCCATTGGGAAGGAAATCTTCTAAGAATAGAAGCGCCCGAGACGGGCCAACACATCTTCCTCAGCAAGGGCAAATGGGGAAATACCGATATCGCTTACTTTCGGTAATCAGAGAGGGGCTTCCATCCATCCCTTCGCATGGATTGGAAACCGCACCGCGCTGAGCTGCGTCTGAGCGCACGATCTGCCACCACCCCCAGTGGCAGAGGGCGCCTAAAAACAAGCCCGTCACCGCATCTGGTGGCCATCCACAGTTCGCCACCGCCAGACCCTCCACCCAAAGTCAATGCGCGCGCCGGCACACCGCACAGCGCCGCCCTCCCCTCCACCCCCTCGATTTCCATCAATCGCATAACCGGAATTTCCGCTTATGCGAGGAAGAACGTCGCGCGCCGGCCGGGGATGCGCGCTGCGGCCCGGATGGGCCCATAGTCCGGCGCAGGCAGCGTCGACACTTCCACACACCCTTTTCACAACCCTTTTGCAGATCTCAACATGCAGCACTCTTTCGCTCTGAAATCTCTTTGGCTGGGTATTCCGGCGCTGTCCCTGGCGTTCTCGGCGGTGGCCGATGAGCCTGCGCCGCTGACGTTGCCGCTGGGCCCTGCCGTGTCGGCCTATCTGGCCAGTTCGGGCACGCAGGCCGTCTCGGGCAGCGGCACGGTGAACAACCAGGCGGGCACGGGCACCGGCACCGCCGTGCGCGATGCCGCCGTCACCGTGACGTTCGAAGGCCAGCCCGCGCTGCGCAAGAGCACGGTGATCACGCTGAACTTCCAGACGAGCAGCGGTTCGTCCACGGTCGACAGCACGCTGATCAACTACTACGACTCGGGCTACACGGTCCCGCGCGGCGCGGTGATCAGCGGCCTGTATTCGGTCACGAACACCGCCACGCCGCTGCCGGCCACGGCCAAGGCCGGCGACTCGGGCTCCTGGTACACGCTGAGGGTCTACAGCGATTCCGGCAAGTGGCTGCAACTGGGCACGGCGACGGTGAATTACTCGGTGCAGGCCGATACCGATTCCACGCTGCTGCTGTCCGTCGTGACAACGGCCACGCCGGTGCTGGGCACCCCCATCGTCAACACCTCCACCTACCGCCTCGCCGCGACGGGCGCCGCGGTGCCGCTGACCGAGACCGCGACCAGCTCCGGCACGGACCTGCAGATCACCTACGAGTGATGCCCCAAGGGAAGGGGCCCGAGGGGCGCACGGCACGCGGCCCCCGGCCCTTCCCCGCTTCTTCGTGCACCGCCAGCGGTGCCGCAGCGCACACTCAGCCGTGCATTGGGCGCGGCTCATCTGTGCGGCCTGCCTGCGGGGCGCGTCCGCCCGCCCCCACCGCGCCCTACGGCACGGTTCTCCAACGCCCTCCCCGGCCGCAGCCGGGCACGCTGCACAACCTCCCTATACTCTTGCGCTATTCCATTAATGAATAGCGCCATGCCCTGTACGCTTCCTACCCTTTCCACGCCTTCGCCCCGGGCCCTGCGGTGGCTGCCGGGCCTGTGCCTCTGTGCCCTGTCTTCCGCCGGGGCGGGCGAGGTGCCGGTCGCCGTGGCGGCGAATTTCGCCGCGCCCATGCAGAAGATCGCCGCCGTGTTCGAACAGGACACGGGCCACAAGGCGGTGCTGTCGACCGGGGCCACGGGCAAGTTCTACGCGCAGATCCGCAACGGCGCGCCGTTCCAGGTGTTCCTGGCGGCGGACGATGCGACGCCCGAGCGCGTGGAGCGCGAGGGGCTGGCCGTGGCAGGCTCGCGCTTCACCTATGCGGTGGGCCAGCTGGTGCTGTGGAGCCCGCGCGAGAACTATGTGGACAGCCAGGGCCACGTGCTGCGCACGGGCGATTTCACGCACCTCTCGGTCGCCAACCCCAAGCTCGCGCCCTACGGCCTGGCCGCCGTGCAGACCCTGGAAAAGCTGGGCCTGGCCGATGCGCTCAAGCCGCGCCTGGTGACGGGCGAGAACATCGCGCAGGCCTACCAGTTCGTGGCCAGCGGCAACGCGCAGCTGGGCTTCGTCGCGCTGTCGCAGGTGATGGAGGACGGGCGCATCGCCAAGGGATCGGCGTGGCAGGTGCCGGCCGCGATGCACGGGCCGATCCGCCAGGACGCCGTGCTGCTGGCCACGGGTAAGGACAACGCGGCCGCCACGGCGCTGATGCAGTACCTGCGCGGCGACAAGGCGCGCGCGATCATCCGCAGCTACGGCTACGGGTTCTGACGCGCGGGACATGCCTTTCTCGGCGGACGATCTCGCGGCCATCGGCCTCACGCTGCGGCTCGCGGGGCTGACCACGCTGCTGCTGCTGGTGCTGTGCACGCCGCTGGCCTGGTGGCTGGCGCGCACGCCCTCGC
The DNA window shown above is from Acidovorax sp. NCPPB 4044 and carries:
- the modA gene encoding molybdate ABC transporter substrate-binding protein → MPCTLPTLSTPSPRALRWLPGLCLCALSSAGAGEVPVAVAANFAAPMQKIAAVFEQDTGHKAVLSTGATGKFYAQIRNGAPFQVFLAADDATPERVEREGLAVAGSRFTYAVGQLVLWSPRENYVDSQGHVLRTGDFTHLSVANPKLAPYGLAAVQTLEKLGLADALKPRLVTGENIAQAYQFVASGNAQLGFVALSQVMEDGRIAKGSAWQVPAAMHGPIRQDAVLLATGKDNAAATALMQYLRGDKARAIIRSYGYGF
- a CDS encoding RHS repeat-associated core domain-containing protein, whose product is MSGKPAARQGDLTQKGGPIVQGSATVLIGSAGGIACSVCPGGITEGHPVNPLLGAKVLPGEEDFALPGPLPFSLVRSYSSHQSPRPAPVGLLGPGWWLPGETSVSHGPAGSDTSGSALRLHDGRGRCIAFEPLAPGEIAHSASEGLWLVRCGTLHLPGSQGTGTGQGGHAQRLARLWNALPAAVRADARITVATASPLGPWWVFAPGSSQPEDAPSTARHDVLHGLCDRFGRVQRHERHADGPFAGHLRSVTDGAGRRYAFDLERIAAPAPAAHGWGPDGGVRLVAVRLESDPHQAHAALPEPLALVRYAYTDRGELARVTDRTGRTVRRFEYRDAAHPGRMTGHAHAGRPTTRYTYDAQGRVVAQATPDGLDLRFDYTPLPAEPQASPPRPARASTLVTDGLGRQRRYVFAGEAGLARVAERIEADGARSTWTHDAAGRLLAHTDPLGRTVRRDIDTATGLALGLTDAAGRTHRIAHDALGLPLRHLAPAPEGPAGEPLATTWEHDGWGRLVRHTDPLGQTTHYRYPEIPPRSSDADAGTDPAADAEPLPLHPDLPIAVTDARGGTATLQWNALGLLACRTDCSGRATRFAYDDWGRTVRVQGEEGLALRTAYDALGRPAESTDALGRTTRWRHAPDSGDLIAIDHPGGQRERFAHDAWGRVVRYEYDSKESNGSGGMEHETAPMHAQHYRYDPAGRLVELHNENARAHRFAYDVRDRLTEETGFDGHTTRHAYDLGGQRIRTEDARHAIAYQWSDAGQLTARAIVPAAAGASAPAMAPHAGAGNNADAWNTEQEAPGGAPAWPGATGGGDASPLIEWFDHDGAGQLVAAHHHTALQRHRVSVYLRRDRLGRILGERQEMHSVEGALLWSHESTHTLDEGGALAGTDLPGLPSLQWLTYGSGHVHGLLLGGEPLLHIERDGLHRPVALDFGASQTRWRRDALSRLQALSVVRAAEAPASLPASPALEGMPTLPSLARQHHYDGAGRLARIDTPRGTIHHAYDAAGRLASTHLPGRDPLHYRYDPAGNPWMPSPGHAPGAREDWAGENWASEVRSHWHDPAFDLLRQDGPPLPGHTRDRWPDNRVHAHGPWRYRWGPCGNLLEKTHADGQQTHRLHWDHAQRLIAHEQHHRATGERIRRTHHYDVFGRRIASRIERSSPAGQASTEQRCHGWQGDALTLTELRDPRRPQDAQRVHTLYAPGSFVPLLRIQTRASAEPPTLAQLLGAADPGDREQPEPLQTLQEELLHGTASDHTRRHLQSMGLDVQRLQQQLRGDGAEIVHLHLYHCDHLGTPLALLNARGHIDWHIELDPWGNTVAEHNPLGLHQPIRMQGQHDEGAGAGLFYNRHRYYDPQLGRYVSQDPIGLAGGVNTYAYANSDPRNQIDPQGLRGFGYSAPGTYYPRGTPPRPLPRNDLPTRAAYEAAANMTQTPNPSYPGDPLDMPCVQWNCSSGITCKPNDYRAPSDFLPPATSTADAPNGCKCVKAGRDPAYQPFFDPNVDPYANINDTKDNWRKGTRIFKK
- a CDS encoding RHS repeat-associated core domain-containing protein, giving the protein MAEHNPLGLHQPIRMQGQHDEGAGAGLFYNRHRYYDPQLGRYVSQDPIGLAGGVNTYQYGNANPTNYKDPVGLATQSDFDLAISLIKDKAPEVFPSNPASITAIPDLSSVFGAPVQGYTDLANNIQINANLYGDCRTPVDEFLITEFLQTVAHELQHAQQSTFEKLLTHGPLHEQLDRNAEIIANQTKDEFKKRRPKSPTISCKCSP
- a CDS encoding TOBE domain-containing protein, whose translation is MAPPIAFSEALTHGPADRRVAVLREIGAGGSISQAARAVGVSYKAAWQAVDTLTNLAGVPLVERAVGGAGGGGARLTAAGTALLQAAQALEQARAGVLASAGHGEGAPPAARLALRTSMRNQWPCTVQALESHGPVVRVRLRGAGGQGTGEDESEQDAAAGATERGLRLAARITRESAELLGLRPGAPVLALCKATAVRVEAASASAARSGPAAAGGANAWPGRASRVSRGGAAGDEVSAELEAGVRMVGFAPPGSGLRAGRRVLLSVDESAVVLAVVEGG